A stretch of the Danio rerio strain Tuebingen ecotype United States chromosome 18, GRCz12tu, whole genome shotgun sequence genome encodes the following:
- the si:dkey-30c15.2 gene encoding uncharacterized protein LOC558938 (The RefSeq protein has 3 substitutions compared to this genomic sequence), protein MNSSSGLSDEDERVIILSWIYVSSLSLSLIGSCSVVVVSIIKRKHLNEQAKPLAQLALADFLASLVLMGTAIPNLPYELWPLSEKLCNIGLPLSLAFYCISFLLVIIYACESAHAFQGWRKNTEQEAFEVQLSRRRRRFCLIYIIAWAVPIIGYLIYINTVQIMQATLTAPCKKGHMTILKSGNRGPTARFCNSCILFLHLTNENDSCTTVDRAHSEFIRIFTLSSVLIVIISCTVVYCKLHSCYRHYENTSMFTMSQRPPGGIWSSARYMILVVFFCWTPALLLISLSFAQARIRHLFPLYVLQALSVSLQGFLNSIVYAWRRQNFRDAVLGERLPLMAYSNRAFFDQSLNEPS, encoded by the exons ATGAATTTAAGCAGTGGATTATCAGATGAGGACGAAAGG GTTATTATTTTGTCTTGGATCTACGTCTCGTCTTTAAGTTTGAG TCTGATAGGCAGCTGTTCTGTTGTGGTGGTGTCCATTATAAAGAGAAAGCATCTCAATGAACAG GCTAAGCCTCTTGCTCAGCTGGCCCTGGCAGATTTCTTGGCTTCGCTTGTTTTGATGGGCACTGCCATTCCTAATTTGCCTTATGAATTGTGGCCACTCAGTGAAAAGCTGTGCAACATCGGACTGCCGTTATCTTTG GCTTTTTACTGCATCTCTTTTCTGCTAGTCATCATTTATGCCTGTGAATCGGCACATGCATTTCAAGGATGGAGGAAAAACACTGAGCAGGAAGCATTTGAAGTGCAG TTATCACGCAGAAGACGAAGGTTTTGTCTCATCTACATTATTGCGTG GGCTGTGCCAATAATCGGATACCTCATCTACATAAACACTGTGCAAATTATGCAGGCTACTCTCACTGCATCATGTGAAAAGGGACACATGACAATACTAAAATCTGGCAACCGAGGACCCACCGCCCGGTTCTGTAACAG CTGCATTCTCTTCCTGCATCTCACAAATGAAAATGACTCCTGCACAACAGTG GATAGGGCTCACTCCGAGTTCATCCGAATCTTCACGCTAAGCAGTGTGTTGATCGTCATCATCAGCTGCACA GTGGTGTACTGTAAGTTACATAGCTGTTATAGGCATTATGAGAACACAAGCATGTTCACTATGTCACAGAGGCCTCCGGGTGGGATTTGGTCTTCGGCTCGATACATGATCCTTGTTGTCTTTTTCTGCTGGACACCAG CGCTGCTTCTCATCTCTCTGTCATTTGCACAAGCTAGGATAAGACATCTCTTCCCTCTCTACGTTTTACAG GCGCTGTCAGTGTCGCTCCAGGGTTTTCTAAACAGTATTGTTTACGCATGGAGACGACAGAATTTCCGAGACGCCGTTCTGGGGGAACGCCTGCCTCTGATGGCCTATTCAAACAGAGCCTTCTTCGATCAGTCATTAAATGAGCCATcataa